The Styela clava chromosome 13, kaStyClav1.hap1.2, whole genome shotgun sequence genome has a window encoding:
- the LOC120333202 gene encoding spermine oxidase-like, translating to MYRKTNIIYSFLFLLTLCLSQHCNCKKVVIIGAGVSGLSAARVLFENGQSDVTILEATDRIGGRIFTTEFKGHMYERGAQWIHGMGENPVYKYLSEDANLEIESQGRYSQANDSEFQYYSGRPLTPIIEDLIWNSSKLLDYIGLEIASMGKSEEEMANLPLGSLTRKLWRKFFSRHYSKLGLTREVIGPIFTNEFGLLEVAVGGHLNIVNYLALYQYEEYGATDVKVLDGYMILPKKLSKNIPKSAIKLNSKVQSIQWNRKNESGVAITYVNQFNKAEVIHADMVLVTVSIGCLKKYHKTLFDPNLSIKKQSAIQRIGFGATNKMLLFYENPFWGPGKFSEKYLLWDSYDELTATIPKDEFSVKSHWCRGVYKITSYKTNFLMMWITKKTSNRIRKTPESELKLTVTNLLRRFLNNPKLPGPDDIITTEWHRDTNFLGTYSYPTIGQMSSHQKKVREPLYVNDMPRVFFAGEALSVSRYGTVDGAFSTGKSEGERILKFIHG from the exons ATGTATAGGAAAACGAATATCATctatagttttttatttttgcttacCCTGTGTCTTTCACAACATTGTAACTGCAAGAAAGTTGTGATCATCGGGGCAGGAGTAAGTGGCTTATCCGCTGCTCGAGTGTTATTTGAAAATGGCCAATCTGATGTTACTATTCTCGAGGCAACTGACCGCATTGGAGGTCGAATATTTACAACAGAATTCAAAGGTCATATGTATGAACGCGGAGCTCAGTGGATTCATGGAATGGGGGAAAATCCCGTTTATAAG TACCTATCTGAAGATGCAAATCTTGAAATTGAGAGTCAGGGTCGCTACTCTCAGGCAAACGACTCCGAATTTCAGTACTACAGTGGAAGACCGTTGACTCCAATTATAGAAGATTTGATTTGGAATTCTTCAA AACTTTTGGATTATATTGGTTTGGAAATTGCATCAATGGGAAAAAGTGAGGAAGAAATGGCTAATTTGCCACTAGGAAGCTTGACAAGAAAATTgtggagaaaatttttttccAGACACTATAGTAAACTTGGACTTACTAGAGAAGTGATCGGCCCAATTTTTACAAACGAATTTGGATTACTGGAGGTAGCTGTCGGAGGTCATCTGAATATTGTAAATTACCTAGCGTTGTACCAATATGAAGAGTATGGTGCCACCGACGTGAAAGTTTTGGATGGATACATGATTTTGCccaaaaaattgagtaaaaatATCCCAAAAAGTGCAATCAAGTTAAATAGCAAAGTTCAAAGTATACAGTGGAATAGGAAAAATGAAAGTGGCGTCGCGATAACTTATGTAAATCAATTTAACAAGGCTGAAGTAATTCACGCTGATATGGTACTTGTGACGGTTTCGATCGGCTGTctgaaaaaatatcacaaaactcTCTTTGATCCAAATTTGTCGATAAAAAAACAATCTGCAATACAGAGGATCGGTTTCGGTGCTACCAACAAAATGTTGCTGTTTTACGAAAATCCATTTTGGGGCCCCGGAAAATTTTCCGAAAAATATCTGTTATGGGATTCGTACGATGAATTAACTGCTACAATACCCAAAGACGAGTTTTCTGTTAAAAGTCATTGGTGTCGTGGCGTATATAAAATCACAAGCTACAAAACAAATTTTCTCATGATGTGGATAACTAAAAAGACTTCGAATCGGATACGTAAAACACCTGAAAGTGAACTCAAACTGACTGTTACAAATTTGTTGCGACGATTTCTGAACAATCCAAAATTACCAGGTCCTGATGATATCATAACCACCGAATGGCACCGGGATACAAATTTTCTTGGCACCTACAGCTATCCGACAATTGGACAAATGTCAAGCCATCAGAAAAAAGTACGAGAACCTCTATACGTTAACGACATGCCAAGAGtattttttgcgggagaagcgttGAGTGTATCGAGGTATGGCACGGTAGATGGAGCATTCTCGACAGGAAAAAGTGAAGGAGAAAGAATCTTAAAGTTTATACATGGATAG
- the LOC120332937 gene encoding uncharacterized protein LOC120332937 isoform X1, with protein MAIHKTSLTVLISLLGLSFLTARKLPSADELDVSKLIGTTWYVGLQTNDPVASYLTCAKLSNFKKTKTGFQYNSTDHGKSSTVAEITAHFNRQRAGIYRLNKHLDESAIIADHKSDAGMLYNSAAHTMDQQVLFGDNFLIVSDYKNYYGSIQRCNDGGSEWCVWGFFQSTNPTLKNVAAFYNKLAQHGISAILHVSLCSEQEHSSI; from the exons ATGGCAATCCACAAAACAAGTTTAACAGTCTTGATATCTCTGTTGGGCTTATCTTTCTTAACTGCAAGAAAGCTACCTTCAGCTGACGAACTTGATGTGTCCAAG TTAATCGGCACAACATGGTACGTGGGACTCCAAACAAACGATCCAGTGGCTTCTTATCTCACTTGTGCAAAACTTTCAAATTTTAAGAAAACGAAAACAGGATTTCAATACAATTCTACGGATCACGGAAAAAG TTCCACTGTGGCAGAAATAACGGCTCATTTCAATCGTCAGAGAGCGGGAATCTATCGATTAAATAAACATCTCGacg AATCGGCGATTATCGCTGATCATAAGAGTGATGCGGGAATGCTTTACAATTCAGCGGCACATACTATGG ATCAACAAGTACTATTTGGTgacaattttttgattgttAGTGATTATAAGAACTACTACGGAAGTATACAAAGGTGCAACGACGGAGGTA GTGAATGGTGTGTTTGGGGATTTTTTCAGAGTACCAATCCAACTCTGAAAAATGTAGCTGCTTTCTACAACAAACTTGCTCAGCATGGTATTTCAGCCATTTTACACGTGTCACTTTGTTCAGAACAAGAGCACTCGtctatttaa
- the LOC120332937 gene encoding uncharacterized protein LOC120332937 isoform X2 translates to MAIHKTSLTVLISLLGLSFLTARKLPSADELDVSKLIGTTWYVGLQTNDPVASYLTCAKLSNFKKTKTGFQYNSTDHGKSSTVAEITAHFNRQRAGIYRLNKHLDESAIIADHKSDAGMLYNSAAHTMDQQVLFGDNFLIVSDYKNYYGSIQRCNDGGEWCVWGFFQSTNPTLKNVAAFYNKLAQHGISAILHVSLCSEQEHSSI, encoded by the exons ATGGCAATCCACAAAACAAGTTTAACAGTCTTGATATCTCTGTTGGGCTTATCTTTCTTAACTGCAAGAAAGCTACCTTCAGCTGACGAACTTGATGTGTCCAAG TTAATCGGCACAACATGGTACGTGGGACTCCAAACAAACGATCCAGTGGCTTCTTATCTCACTTGTGCAAAACTTTCAAATTTTAAGAAAACGAAAACAGGATTTCAATACAATTCTACGGATCACGGAAAAAG TTCCACTGTGGCAGAAATAACGGCTCATTTCAATCGTCAGAGAGCGGGAATCTATCGATTAAATAAACATCTCGacg AATCGGCGATTATCGCTGATCATAAGAGTGATGCGGGAATGCTTTACAATTCAGCGGCACATACTATGG ATCAACAAGTACTATTTGGTgacaattttttgattgttAGTGATTATAAGAACTACTACGGAAGTATACAAAGGTGCAACGACGGAG GTGAATGGTGTGTTTGGGGATTTTTTCAGAGTACCAATCCAACTCTGAAAAATGTAGCTGCTTTCTACAACAAACTTGCTCAGCATGGTATTTCAGCCATTTTACACGTGTCACTTTGTTCAGAACAAGAGCACTCGtctatttaa